A genomic region of Macaca thibetana thibetana isolate TM-01 chromosome 14, ASM2454274v1, whole genome shotgun sequence contains the following coding sequences:
- the KCTD14 gene encoding BTB/POZ domain-containing protein KCTD14: MWQGCAVERPAGRMTSQTPLPQSPRPGRLTMSTVVELNVGGEFHTTTLGTLRKFPGSKLAEMFSSSAKASMDAEGRFFIDRPSTYFRPILDYLRTGQVPTQHIPEVYREAQFYEIKPLVKLLEDMPQIFGEQVSRKQFLLQVPGYGENLELMVRLARAEAITARKSSVLVCLVETEEQDAYYSEVLCFLQDKKMFKSVVKFGPWKAVLDNSDLMHCLEMDIKAQGYKVFSKFYLTYPTKRNEFHFNIYSFTFTWW; the protein is encoded by the exons ATGTGGCAGGGCTGCGCAGTGGAGCGGCCAGCGGGCAGGATGACGAGCCAGACCCCTCTGCCCCAGTCCCCCCGGCCCGGGCGGCTGACG ATGTCTACGGTTGTGGAGCTGAACGTGGGGGGTGAGTTCCACACGACCACCCTGGGTACCCTGAGAAAATTTCCGGGCTCAAAGTTGGCAGAGATGTTCTCTAGCTCAGCCAAGGCCTCCATGGATGCAGAGGGCCGCTTCTTCATCGACCGCCCCAGCACCTATTTCAGACCCATCCTGGACTACCTGCGCACTGGGCAAGTGCCCACACAGCACATCCCTGAAGTGTACCGTGAGGCTCAGTTCTATGAAATCAAGCCTTTAGTCAAGCTGCTGGAGGACATGCCGCAGATCTTTGGTGAGCAGGTGTCTCGGAAGCAGTTTCTCCTGCAAGTGCCGGGCTATGGCGAGAACCTGGAGCTCATGGTGCGCCTGGCGCGTGCAGAGGCCATAACGGCGCGGAAGTCCAGCGTGCTTGTGTGCCTGGTGGAAACGGAGGAGCAGGATGCATATTATTCAGAGGTCCTGTGTTTTCTGCAGGATAAGAAGATGTTCAAGTCCGTTGTCAAGTTTGGGCCCTGGAAGGCAGTCCTAGACAACAGTGACCTCATGCACTGCCTGGAGATGGACATTAAGGCCCAGGGGTACAAGGTATTCTCCAAGTTCTACCTGACGTACCCCACCAAAAGAAACGAAttccattttaacatttattcattcaccttcACCTGGTGGTGA